A genome region from bacterium includes the following:
- a CDS encoding ABC transporter permease: MLKNYLKIALRNLKKNAVYSSINIAGLAAGMACCILITLYVLHELSYDKFHQNADRIFRVRLDLDLNGVLYREPSIPFPAAEALARDFPEVERAMRFYRNDDFPMIEIGDRQFIEERFFFADPAVFEMFDFPLIKGDEKTAFIEPNSVVLSEDMARKYFGDEDPLGQTLRYQKQFDLKVTGVMKNVPNNAHFKFDFLAPLQFQLNLWESQNGPGGRHNQWFWTGAWTYLLLSNDHAAQSLTEKFPTFVTKYFPDRIKGGLTLSLQPLTSIHLHSRLDNEIQPNSHILYVYIFSAIAVLILVIACINFVNLSTAQSGTRAKEVGVRKVVGAGKSQLVAQMLGESTIAGLVAMLLAAGLVELLLPAFNQLTERQLEINFLGNWTGLLLILSLALFVGVLSGLYPAFFMSRFNPVGNFRRTTTASGGNETLRKALVVAQFAISIVLIIGLGAVHRQLRFLQEKELGFNKEQVLFVKARPAVNVKFEAFRTELLKDPGIRNVAGTSNIPGQGAFGYRFVPEGGSIDKPAMLPLLLIDYDFLATAGIKIKLGRGIARTSPSDQAEAFLLNEKAAASLGWKDDAVGKKMQLFAPGTNQIGKSGYVVGVIQDYHFESLHHEIKPLVLTYANWYDYYAVKIAGGNFAERLATLENAWKTFSPDWPLECTFLDRKLEQLYGGEQKLAQVINYFTIIAVILACLGLFGLSSFAAARRTKEIGIRKVLGASVTSIVSLLSSDFIRLVLLANLIAWPVGWYAMHKWLQGFAYRANLDGWTFVLASAGALGIALLTVSFQAIKAAIAKPVEALRYE, from the coding sequence ATGCTCAAAAACTACCTCAAAATCGCGCTGCGCAATTTGAAGAAAAACGCCGTCTATTCCTCCATCAACATCGCTGGCCTGGCAGCGGGCATGGCGTGTTGCATTTTGATCACGCTCTACGTTCTGCACGAGCTGAGTTACGACAAGTTTCATCAGAACGCTGATCGGATCTTCCGCGTCCGGCTCGATCTGGATTTGAATGGCGTGTTATATCGTGAGCCTTCCATTCCGTTTCCGGCAGCGGAGGCGTTGGCGCGCGATTTTCCGGAAGTCGAAAGAGCGATGCGCTTCTATCGCAACGACGATTTCCCGATGATCGAAATCGGCGACCGCCAATTCATCGAGGAAAGATTTTTCTTCGCCGATCCCGCCGTTTTCGAAATGTTCGACTTCCCCTTGATCAAAGGCGATGAGAAAACCGCATTCATCGAGCCGAACAGCGTTGTGCTTTCGGAAGACATGGCGCGCAAATACTTCGGCGATGAAGACCCGCTCGGCCAAACGCTGCGCTATCAAAAGCAATTCGATCTCAAAGTCACCGGCGTGATGAAAAACGTCCCCAACAACGCGCATTTTAAGTTCGACTTCCTCGCGCCGCTGCAGTTTCAATTGAATCTCTGGGAAAGCCAGAACGGCCCGGGCGGACGCCACAATCAGTGGTTTTGGACCGGCGCGTGGACCTATTTGTTGTTGTCTAACGACCATGCCGCACAAAGTCTGACCGAGAAATTTCCGACGTTTGTCACCAAATATTTTCCCGACCGCATCAAAGGCGGCCTCACGCTTTCGCTGCAGCCGTTGACGAGCATTCATCTGCATTCTCGCCTCGACAACGAAATTCAGCCGAACAGCCATATTTTGTACGTCTACATTTTTTCGGCCATCGCGGTGCTGATTCTCGTCATCGCCTGCATCAACTTCGTCAACCTTTCCACCGCGCAATCCGGCACGCGTGCGAAGGAAGTCGGCGTGCGCAAAGTGGTCGGCGCGGGAAAATCGCAACTGGTGGCCCAGATGCTGGGCGAAAGCACCATCGCCGGATTGGTCGCCATGCTGCTCGCCGCCGGTCTCGTCGAGCTGTTGTTGCCTGCGTTCAATCAACTCACTGAAAGGCAGTTGGAAATCAACTTTCTGGGAAATTGGACCGGACTTCTTCTCATCCTCAGCCTGGCATTGTTTGTCGGCGTGTTGTCCGGTTTGTATCCGGCGTTCTTCATGTCGCGTTTCAATCCTGTCGGCAATTTCAGGAGAACAACGACGGCGAGCGGCGGCAATGAAACGTTGCGTAAAGCGCTGGTGGTGGCGCAATTCGCCATCTCCATCGTGCTGATCATCGGCCTCGGCGCGGTGCACCGGCAATTGCGTTTCCTGCAAGAAAAAGAATTGGGATTCAATAAAGAACAAGTTTTGTTCGTCAAAGCGCGGCCGGCGGTGAATGTGAAATTCGAGGCGTTCCGCACTGAGTTGTTGAAAGATCCCGGCATTCGCAATGTTGCCGGCACTTCAAATATTCCCGGACAGGGCGCGTTCGGCTATCGCTTCGTTCCCGAAGGCGGCTCCATCGACAAGCCGGCAATGCTGCCGTTGCTGCTCATCGATTATGATTTTCTCGCAACTGCCGGCATCAAAATCAAGCTGGGGAGAGGCATTGCGCGCACTTCGCCGTCGGATCAAGCCGAGGCTTTTCTGTTGAATGAAAAAGCCGCGGCTTCGCTGGGCTGGAAAGACGATGCCGTCGGCAAGAAGATGCAGCTCTTTGCGCCCGGCACCAATCAAATCGGCAAATCGGGCTACGTCGTCGGTGTGATACAGGATTATCATTTCGAGTCGTTGCACCACGAAATCAAGCCGCTAGTGTTGACGTATGCAAACTGGTATGACTATTACGCTGTCAAAATAGCAGGGGGCAATTTCGCTGAGCGCCTGGCCACGCTCGAAAACGCGTGGAAAACCTTCTCGCCGGACTGGCCGCTGGAATGTACTTTTCTCGACCGCAAGCTGGAGCAGCTTTACGGCGGCGAGCAAAAACTGGCGCAGGTGATCAACTACTTCACCATCATCGCCGTCATTCTCGCGTGCCTGGGCTTGTTCGGATTGTCATCATTTGCCGCCGCGCGGCGCACCAAAGAAATCGGCATTCGCAAAGTGCTCGGCGCTTCGGTGACGAGTATTGTTTCTCTTCTGTCGTCTGATTTTATAAGACTCGTGTTGCTCGCCAATCTCATTGCCTGGCCGGTCGGTTGGTACGCCATGCACAAATGGCTGCAAGGTTTCGCCTATCGCGCCAATCTTGACGGTTGGACGTTCGTTCTTGCCAGCGCCGGCGCATTGGGCATCGCATTACTGACGGTGAGTTTCCAGGCGATCAAAGCGGCAATTGCGAAGCCGGTTGAGGCGCTGCGGTACGAGTGA
- a CDS encoding ABC transporter permease encodes MFKNELKIALRNLLRHKGYSFINVVGLAIGMACCILILLWVRDELSYDSFHPESDRIYRVVQEQRFSGSAQQVAVVAAPVAPALAHDFPEVEIAVRVRPRTHLVSFGAKKFFGERIAYADSNVFKLFAFPLLRGNPETALATPRSVVITESMAKKYFGAEDPVGKVLRFDNRYDYAVTGIMQDIPFNSHIRADALATFTVFNDEPWINKWGVNLLWTYLRLQDGVSPQALNEKLPGFTKKYRGEETLANISYSLQPLRDIHLRSHMVAEMSANGDIAYIYIFSAVGVFVLLIAAINYMNLATARAAQRMKEVGVRKVLGAHRLQLLKQFLGESLLLAFFALLCALVMVELVLPAFNDFAGKTMALSYRTDALVLAALLGVGVLVGVLAGSYPAFFLSAFQPATVLKGILKSGQRAALFRRVLVVSQFGIAIILLVGTIVVFQQLSFVRARHLGFNKEHLLGINVRDRGLSGKTEMVKAELSKIPSVVSATASSNFVGAFLGQSTFQPEGDDQSEWLMSELYVDADFIETMEMQIVAGRDFSRAIAGDSTTGFIVNEAAVKAMGLQTPEAALNVRLRRGDSRTGPILGVVKDFNFTSLHREIEPLVMIYDPEHVLPITLRIRPEEVAGTLAALEQTRNRLSPAWPFEYAFMDESLDALYRADEKVGQIFGSFAAIAIGIACLGLLGLAAFTVERRTKEIGIRKVLGASTSGVIALLSKEFLQLVLFANLLAWPAAYFAARRWLEEFAYRVDLGLTAFLLAAATALAIAFVTVSLQALKAAMTNPVEALRYE; translated from the coding sequence ATGTTCAAAAACGAGCTCAAAATCGCGCTGCGCAATCTGTTGCGTCACAAAGGCTACTCGTTTATCAACGTCGTGGGCCTGGCCATTGGCATGGCATGTTGCATACTCATCTTGCTTTGGGTGCGCGACGAGCTGAGTTACGACTCATTTCATCCCGAGTCCGATCGCATTTATCGCGTCGTGCAGGAACAGCGCTTCAGCGGCTCCGCGCAACAAGTGGCGGTCGTGGCCGCGCCGGTGGCGCCGGCCCTGGCGCATGATTTTCCGGAGGTCGAAATTGCCGTGCGTGTCCGGCCGCGTACCCATCTGGTGAGCTTCGGCGCGAAGAAATTCTTCGGTGAACGGATCGCGTATGCCGATTCGAATGTCTTCAAGCTTTTCGCGTTCCCCTTGCTGCGTGGAAATCCGGAGACGGCGCTGGCGACGCCGCGCTCCGTGGTCATCACCGAAAGCATGGCGAAAAAATACTTCGGCGCGGAAGATCCCGTGGGCAAGGTATTGAGATTCGATAATCGCTACGACTATGCGGTGACCGGCATCATGCAGGATATTCCATTCAATTCGCACATCCGCGCCGATGCGCTCGCCACGTTCACGGTATTCAACGACGAGCCCTGGATCAACAAGTGGGGAGTCAATTTGCTGTGGACCTATCTTCGCTTGCAAGACGGCGTTTCGCCGCAGGCGCTGAATGAAAAGCTGCCGGGGTTCACCAAAAAATATCGCGGCGAAGAAACGCTGGCCAACATTTCATATTCTCTCCAGCCGCTGCGCGATATCCATCTGCGCTCGCATATGGTGGCCGAAATGAGCGCCAATGGCGACATTGCCTACATTTACATCTTTTCGGCTGTGGGCGTTTTCGTGCTCTTGATCGCCGCCATCAATTACATGAACCTCGCCACCGCCCGCGCGGCGCAACGCATGAAAGAAGTCGGCGTGCGCAAGGTGCTCGGCGCCCATCGCCTGCAATTGCTCAAACAATTCCTCGGGGAATCACTGCTGTTGGCTTTCTTTGCGTTGCTGTGCGCCCTCGTCATGGTCGAGCTGGTGCTGCCGGCGTTCAACGATTTTGCCGGAAAGACTATGGCATTGAGCTATCGCACCGACGCGCTCGTCCTGGCGGCTTTGCTCGGCGTTGGTGTCCTGGTTGGCGTGTTGGCTGGATCTTATCCCGCCTTTTTTCTTTCCGCATTTCAGCCGGCCACGGTTTTGAAGGGCATTTTGAAATCCGGCCAGCGCGCCGCGCTGTTTCGCCGCGTGCTCGTCGTCTCGCAATTCGGCATTGCGATCATCTTGTTAGTTGGCACGATCGTGGTATTTCAACAACTCAGTTTTGTTAGAGCGCGGCATCTTGGCTTCAACAAAGAACATCTGTTGGGGATCAATGTGCGGGATCGCGGGCTGTCCGGCAAAACCGAGATGGTCAAGGCCGAGTTGTCGAAGATCCCGAGTGTTGTGAGCGCGACCGCCAGCTCGAATTTCGTCGGGGCCTTTCTCGGGCAAAGCACGTTTCAGCCGGAAGGCGACGACCAAAGCGAGTGGCTCATGTCCGAATTGTACGTTGACGCCGACTTCATCGAGACGATGGAGATGCAAATCGTCGCCGGCCGTGATTTCTCGCGCGCCATTGCCGGCGATTCGACAACAGGGTTCATCGTCAACGAAGCTGCCGTCAAAGCCATGGGATTGCAGACGCCGGAAGCGGCGCTGAACGTGCGGCTGCGGCGCGGCGACAGCCGCACCGGCCCGATTCTCGGCGTAGTCAAGGATTTCAATTTCACCTCACTGCACCGTGAGATCGAGCCGCTGGTCATGATTTATGATCCCGAGCATGTTCTGCCCATCACCCTGCGCATTCGTCCGGAGGAAGTTGCCGGCACGCTGGCTGCTTTGGAACAAACGCGGAATCGCCTTTCGCCGGCCTGGCCGTTTGAATACGCTTTCATGGATGAAAGCCTCGACGCCTTGTATCGCGCCGATGAAAAAGTCGGCCAAATTTTCGGCAGCTTTGCCGCGATCGCCATTGGCATTGCCTGTCTCGGCCTGCTGGGGCTGGCGGCGTTTACCGTCGAGCGCCGTACCAAAGAAATCGGCATTCGCAAAGTCTTGGGCGCCTCGACGTCCGGCGTTATTGCACTGCTCTCAAAAGAATTTTTGCAGCTCGTGCTGTTTGCCAATCTCCTTGCGTGGCCGGCGGCATACTTTGCCGCAAGAAGATGGCTCGAAGAATTTGCCTATCGCGTTGATCTCGGCCTCACGGCGTTTTTGCTGGCTGCGGCAACCGCCCTGGCGATTGCTTTTGTGACCGTGAGCCTGCAGGCCCTCAAAGCCGCCATGACGAATCCGGTGGAGGCATTGAGATACGAATGA
- a CDS encoding nuclear transport factor 2 family protein — MRIIVTAFMFAVITTVLPLYAQTAADSAAIKKAALDYVEGWYEGNPERMERALHPELAKRIVRTDQSGRSRLEQMSAMSLVQGVKRGGGKDTPLAQQQKDVFILDIFQNTASAKAIMSGWIDYMHLAKWNGEWKIVNVLWELKAKPVINNQ; from the coding sequence ATGAGAATTATTGTCACTGCATTCATGTTTGCCGTAATCACCACGGTTTTGCCGCTGTATGCGCAAACCGCGGCAGACTCCGCCGCGATCAAAAAAGCGGCGTTGGATTATGTCGAAGGCTGGTATGAAGGTAACCCCGAGCGCATGGAACGCGCGCTGCATCCCGAGCTGGCGAAGCGCATTGTGCGTACGGATCAAAGCGGCAGAAGCCGGCTCGAACAAATGAGCGCCATGAGCCTGGTGCAAGGCGTGAAACGCGGCGGCGGCAAAGATACGCCCCTCGCGCAGCAACAAAAAGACGTTTTCATCCTCGACATTTTTCAAAACACCGCCAGCGCCAAAGCCATCATGTCCGGCTGGATCGACTACATGCACCTGGCCAAATGGAACGGCGAGTGGAAGATCGTCAACGTGCTGTGGGAGCTGAAGGCGAAGCCTGTGATCAATAATCAGTAA
- a CDS encoding ABC transporter permease produces the protein MLSTYFRLAWRHLLANRTVALINVVGLSIAVACCIAVFLFLQNYWTLDNFHEHGERIFMVEYVTEIDGDKQIWGDAPAPIAPALAADFPQVERVVRMQREGVKLFNKENAFNEVLVYADTGFFSMFTFPLQYGDPAALADPNAIILSADMAQKYFGEEMPLGRTLTLMTDEQERKQFVVQGVAQPFPTNVGFSFNLLTGYHAVHKSLQAQEWKIGASNCVFVQLRRLEEAAQLAPQMARYLAPFNGGNPEANVVSFALDNLRHPMPGAYDVNRRPAEAPHPVLTLMFSLIALTMMALSCFNYVNISLGGVTRRLKEIGIRKVMGGQREQLVAQFMSENLLLCFIALLLGLMITEAFLVPLLNANFVLKIRFSLLENTGLWLMLAGLLALTALASGAYPSLYVSSFKPVAIFTGRLKFSGKNILRRGLLATQFALAFLAVIITVLLLATVHVWERHSWGYDPDQALVVPLNDSAQFHLLRNEILKNPNVLRVAGSVDHVGQGWRPEVFQIDETKQKASRYDVGADYPEALGLNLVAGRFFDANRRVEDEDAVVVNETLARKQGWTDAIGKRLRLETKEYTIIGVVGDFKLFATGANRPALFLRADENAFSNLVVRFAAGSGKQVATQIEQDWQQLFPNTPCNHFFQSEVFDGFYQSSRKLSRSFGYIAGLALMIACMGLYGLAAQHFARRLKEVGVRKMLGASVAQILLLINREFMFLLLGAGAFATALSFVATRLLLRAVEPFVGNYTPGLAPFLLACLIVLLTAALAVGRQSWNVTRVNPAAMLRNTE, from the coding sequence ATGCTCTCAACCTACTTCCGCCTCGCGTGGCGCCATCTGCTTGCGAACAGAACCGTTGCGCTCATTAATGTTGTCGGCCTGTCCATTGCCGTGGCGTGCTGCATCGCGGTGTTTCTCTTTTTGCAGAATTATTGGACGCTCGACAATTTTCATGAGCACGGCGAGCGCATCTTCATGGTGGAATACGTCACCGAAATCGACGGTGATAAACAAATCTGGGGCGATGCGCCGGCGCCCATTGCCCCGGCGCTGGCCGCGGATTTTCCACAGGTCGAACGCGTCGTGCGCATGCAGCGCGAAGGCGTGAAGTTGTTCAACAAAGAGAACGCTTTCAACGAAGTGCTCGTCTATGCGGACACGGGCTTCTTCTCCATGTTCACTTTTCCGCTGCAATACGGCGATCCCGCCGCGCTTGCTGATCCGAACGCCATCATTCTCAGCGCGGATATGGCACAAAAATATTTCGGCGAGGAGATGCCCCTCGGCCGCACGCTTACGCTGATGACCGACGAACAAGAGCGCAAGCAGTTCGTCGTGCAGGGCGTGGCGCAACCATTTCCGACGAATGTCGGCTTTTCTTTCAATCTGCTCACCGGCTATCACGCCGTTCACAAATCGCTGCAGGCGCAGGAGTGGAAAATCGGCGCGAGCAATTGCGTGTTTGTGCAACTGCGCCGGCTTGAAGAGGCCGCCCAACTCGCGCCGCAAATGGCGCGGTACCTTGCCCCGTTCAACGGCGGGAATCCCGAAGCGAACGTCGTTTCTTTTGCGCTCGATAATCTGCGCCACCCAATGCCCGGAGCTTATGACGTCAATCGCCGGCCCGCGGAAGCGCCCCATCCCGTGTTGACGCTGATGTTCTCGCTCATCGCGCTGACGATGATGGCGTTGTCCTGCTTCAACTATGTGAACATCTCGCTCGGCGGGGTGACGCGGCGCTTGAAAGAAATCGGTATTCGCAAAGTCATGGGCGGGCAGCGCGAGCAGCTCGTCGCGCAATTCATGTCTGAAAATTTGTTGCTTTGCTTCATCGCGTTGCTGCTCGGCCTCATGATCACGGAAGCGTTCCTCGTTCCGCTGCTCAATGCGAACTTTGTGCTGAAAATAAGATTCTCCTTGCTCGAGAACACCGGCCTGTGGCTGATGCTCGCGGGGTTGCTCGCGCTCACCGCGCTGGCCTCCGGCGCGTATCCGTCGCTCTATGTGTCATCATTCAAGCCCGTGGCCATTTTCACCGGCAGGCTGAAATTTTCCGGCAAGAACATTTTGCGGCGCGGTTTGTTGGCAACGCAGTTCGCGCTCGCGTTTCTTGCGGTGATCATCACGGTTCTGCTGTTGGCCACGGTGCACGTGTGGGAAAGACATTCATGGGGCTACGATCCCGACCAGGCTTTGGTCGTGCCGCTCAATGACAGCGCGCAATTCCATCTGCTGCGCAATGAGATTTTGAAAAACCCCAACGTGCTGCGAGTTGCCGGTTCGGTGGATCATGTCGGTCAAGGCTGGCGTCCGGAGGTTTTTCAAATTGACGAAACCAAACAAAAGGCTTCGCGCTACGACGTCGGCGCGGATTATCCCGAAGCGCTCGGCCTGAATTTGGTCGCCGGACGCTTCTTTGATGCGAATCGCCGTGTGGAAGATGAAGACGCGGTGGTGGTCAATGAGACGTTGGCGCGCAAACAAGGCTGGACTGATGCCATTGGCAAGCGACTGCGACTTGAAACGAAAGAGTACACGATCATCGGCGTGGTTGGTGATTTCAAGCTTTTCGCCACCGGCGCCAACCGGCCGGCGCTGTTCTTGCGCGCCGATGAAAATGCGTTCAGCAATCTCGTCGTACGCTTCGCCGCCGGCAGCGGCAAGCAAGTCGCCACGCAAATCGAGCAGGACTGGCAGCAGCTTTTTCCGAACACGCCGTGCAATCATTTTTTTCAGAGCGAGGTTTTTGACGGCTTCTATCAAAGTTCGCGCAAGCTGTCCAGAAGCTTCGGTTACATCGCCGGCCTCGCGCTGATGATTGCCTGCATGGGTTTGTACGGCCTGGCCGCCCAACATTTCGCCCGGCGCTTGAAGGAAGTCGGCGTGCGCAAAATGCTCGGCGCTTCGGTCGCACAAATTCTGTTGTTGATCAATCGCGAGTTTATGTTTCTGCTGTTGGGCGCCGGCGCCTTCGCGACGGCGTTGAGTTTCGTCGCGACGCGCCTTTTGCTGCGTGCAGTAGAGCCTTTTGTTGGAAATTACACGCCCGGCCTCGCGCCATTTTTACTGGCATGCCTCATCGTCTTGCTCACTGCCGCGCTTGCGGTTGGCCGGCAATCGTGGAACGTGACGCGAGTAAATCCCGCAGCGATGCTGCGCAACACGGAATGA